In the Colias croceus chromosome 1, ilColCroc2.1 genome, GGTTTAAAAGTTTTGTGTACAGTTTGTGACCAAAGCGCCACAAATGTAGCTGCAATCAATGAAATGATTGaagaaacaaaaagaaaatacttTCAGCAAAACAAAGAGTGGCGACACAgtataatagaataaataaataaataaatattataggacagtattacacaaatcgacctagtcccacagtaagctcaattaaggcttgtgttgtgggtactaggcgacgataaatataatatttaatttaataaatacatatatagataataacacccagacccaagaacaaataattgagttcatcacacaagaTTTTGAGGAACAAGTGGAGAAAATCATTAAATGGCAATATTATCAACAAGTTTACGAAGCGGATCAAAGTTACGGCGAATTGAAACTCCTTCAAAAATTGACAGACGAGCATGTATACACAGagaaaatgaagaaaatgAAGGTGAAAACAGCTGCGCAAATCTTCAGCCACAGCGTCGCTGTGGCAGCCGAACACCTCACGGGAAGAGGCGTGTGTCCGGTGGAATGTcgacaaattataaaattcacGAAAATTATGGACAATCTTTTTGACTCGTTAAATGCAAGTACATTTTATCCCAACAATggcaaaatatataaaagttgTGTTAGAAAGAATTCACCTCATCATCAATTATGGACAGAAGCCTTGCAAAttcttaaatctataaaatttctaaaaagtaaaaaagataataaagaTCAAATCTACTATATTGATTGTACAGTACCAtcaataagtaattttatccGTACCATTGAAGGTATACAATATTTGTGGAAAATACTATCCGAAAAATATGCATTTGATGCCATGCTTACACGGAATTTTAATCAGGACCCATTAGAAAACTTCTTTGGGAACATAAGAAGTTATGGTGTACGCAATACGGCACCCAATACTATTCACTTTGAGGGTGCCTATAAAtcattacttttaaataattttaacacacCTCACTCGGTCAATAGTAATTGCGAAAATGATGACAATAATGTGTTGCATTCATTAGACTTCTTTTTAAAAGAACAATCTAATGTTCCCAATGATGAGGCACTACTTTTTCAGTCTGCGAGTAATGAGGGTGAAGAAATTGTAGTGcctcaaataaatattgactGTGATCCAAAAGATGTGGGACAGGCAAATTATGTATGTGGATGGGTCCTCAgtaaatgtttgaaaaatataagcaAAGATTGTAAGATCTGTAAAAAAGACATGGTCGGTGATAAAAATACAGCTTCAAATGCATACATTAGATGTAAGGAATACAAAATAAGTAGCCACTGTCTTGTGTATCCTTCAAAAGGTATGGAAAAAGGTTTCATTCAATTGCAAGAAATAGTAACGGGTATTCTCAAAGAAAATGTTCcaaaaagcaaaataaaggataaaatttacatGCTTGCTGATATATTGGTAGAATACCCGTTTACTTGTAATTATCATCAagatcaattaaaaaaatattttaataacacagtagctaatgttttaatatatagtTGGTGCCGTACAATCAATAGGATATTATCAGGCAAAATCAAATATGATGGTGAGGATGAAATCAAACTGGCAGCACAAGCATATTATGTGAAGCAtactaaatttaataaatgtaataaataaaatatcgaacttgttttttttcatcacctaaaattatttcttGCTAAGAATGGCTACTGTTTTAATATCTAGCTGAACCTTTACACCAGTAGCAAAGATTAAGCTAGATATTTAACAGTAGATACTACAAAGTAAAGAGGTTTCGTATATTAAACAACATACGAAACCTCTCTATTTGTAGTATTTACTGTTAAATATCTGGCATAACCATTGCTGCTGGTGTAAAGGTTCAGCTAGATATTTAAACAGTAGCAGctgtttgaataaaataaactaccttagctatacaatatacatatctATATAGATACATTATTTTTGGATGGCATTAACAGATGGCACTAGTGATTGACTTGACATTAAAGGTCGGCATAAAAAAGAACCAAGACGGCTCTCTATTTCCaatatatattactatactCTATGGTACAAACTATGGCCGATGACGCAACTCAATCAATgattcactttttttttttttgtggttttAGTCTGTATTTCCTGTCTCGGAGTCGTGTCGatttgaattataaatgtttaaggcatagagaaatattttttatactggaAACATTCACTTGTACGTCTCTACTGATGACCTTCAATGTCACGGGCCGCGTTACGCACTGCGTTTGTCAGCGCAGGACGCTCTCAGTACAATTTGAGTTACGCTACAACCGCTGTGCgcagaggcggctcgtgacaaaattttatgggtgttcacttgaaataaaacactgaaaatacaTGATGTTAAAGcagtacaatttaattaaaaaattacttataaaggaAATGCATACGTCTTTCTTTTTGGTgtgcaaaaatatctataacttGACACAATCTATTAACCTTCGTAAAATATGTCTGTTTTCATCGACACGGTCATTGAACTCGCGTATTGACTTTCGGTACGCGGAATCTAATGCTTTACGAATGTCTTGTCGTTCGATAGACGCCAATTGCAGTTCATTCAACAAATGGTACCTACCGAGattgtgaatgttttttcatcttgattgaAAGATGAGCTAAGTCGTCAACGCCCGTTTCAGTCCAAGCACTCTCACCTCCGTCGGCCGCGCCCGCTTCAAATAAAAGAcacggaaaacaaaatattttgttgcttTCATGTTCATCACAACCACACAACCACGGTGTTTTCACATACCTATTGTTCGGATTTAAACACACGCGTAtatgttttcgtttttgtCGTACATTTTTGCGTAAGGTCAAGTTCAGGTCGTGGCGGTCCCTTAGCTTTCAATTCAAGCCGAATTTGTAACGTTTTAAcacactttttaatgaacgccACATTATAATTGTCCATTTTAACACTCACAAGTAATACTGATAACTACAGGCTATTTCAACAATCAACACGtatcttatgattttaattcgaAAATTCCCGATTATAGGTACATTCGCGCGCGTGCAAGTTGACtatagtgtttgtttatattattttgagtgGCAACGTCGCGCAATCGCTGTCTTGTGTACGGGCGCGCGGTAAAAACGAACCGGCAACGTTTGCGGGAGCGGCGCTCcgaattttgctattttttcatagaaaatcttCTGTTTTACGCGCAGGGCTCTGACAAAACTATCTCTTTCACTCCTATTGGATTTCGTATTAGAAAATgtactgaatattttttcattggagCGCAATCGTGAGCGCTCCGCTACGCGCGTTttataatacagtattatacctacaggtGTCAGGTGTATGGAATGATGGAATGATGGATATATTCATTGGTATTGCCAGTAGTTTTTTACGATtacgattgattttaaatagtaataattaatattaataatgaaattaaggagtatgattttattataattatttatgggagttcactgcaccagCGCTCCTTAGGGCGAGCCGCCTCTGGCTGTGCGTAGGACGCTACACGGGTTAAGAGGCTGATTCAAGAATGTTCtgccatatttttcattctgtcAAACACAACGACAGTGCAGAGATAATTATTCCAAGCCCTGACaccgatatttttgtattaggcctttatttctggcataaacttgaaaatataCTCGCCATCTTTGAATGCTCCCCCCCACTCCCCCATGCAACTATTTCACTGTACGAACTATTGAATCGTAAACAAtggactattgttaattatttaaaataataatttaaaaaatatattcatgagttttcaatctatagtggtttaaagttaactcaaaaatggaccattttcgtaaattttctaaaaaatcttagagaaagtgtaagaaatgttatagtatgctatatattcgtgatctactcaataagctctttcatttgataccccacgcggcatgttttggaaatgtttatttttttctttgtatgccatatttaataACCGGGGTGCGGGGAAggggaccacaaaactggttggcaacatctgtctataggatgtctgggatctatacaatatatatcagaagtcagatttaggtccgctatttatgcaaacgaacatctccttggagcctgctctatgagccaaaaaactgttatcGTTTGATAAAGCATTTACATTCtcttgtttatcgaatttttgatggATCCGAATTAGGATTATaatgataactgcgttaaaaacaaccgactttaaacttgcacttgcaacatttacaaatgcagacaaaaatgctcataaaataaaaacttactgggcctatccgaataaaatttttatgggaccaattcgacaccatcccgcatcgaac is a window encoding:
- the LOC123691860 gene encoding uncharacterized protein LOC123691860, with product MAILSTSLRSGSKLRRIETPSKIDRRACKIYKSCVRKNSPHHQLWTEALQILKSIKFLKSKKDNKDQIYYIDCTVPSISNFIRTIEGIQYLWKILSEKYAFDAMLTRNFNQDPLENFFGNIRSYGVRNTAPNTIHFEGAYKSLLLNNFNTPHSVNSNCENDDNNVLHSLDFFLKEQSNVPNDEALLFQSASNEGEEIVVPQINIDCDPKDVGQANYVCGWVLSKCLKNISKDCKICKKDMVGDKNTASNAYIRCKEYKISSHCLVYPSKGMEKGFIQLQEIVTGILKENVPKSKIKDKIYMLADILVEYPFTCNYHQDQLKKYFNNTVANVLIYSWCRTINRILSGKIKYDGEDEIKLAAQAYYVKHTKFNKCNK